Proteins found in one Scardovia inopinata JCM 12537 genomic segment:
- a CDS encoding RelA/SpoT family protein produces MSNAHQQLSDEDSLARQLGAEISTDPTDPLLPIWQSVRYHYPRADLSIIRKAYDRAVAQHTHQQRRSGEPYIIHPIAVAQILADLGMSPKVVAAGLLHDTVEDTDYSLDQCRQEFGDTVAGLVDGVTKLTKMDVGDSAQAETIRKMVVAMSKDVRVLVVKLADRVHNARTWRYVKVTNAQKKARETLDVYAPLANRLGMNAIKTELEELSFKALHPKIYHEIVLLVQKRAGRRDVYLDQIINDINHDLSVQGVKAYVTGRPKDYFSIYQKMVVRGHDFESIYDLVGVRIIVDSIRDCYAALGAVHARWKPLPGRFKDYIAMPKLNMYQSLHTTVVGPGGKPVEIQIRTWDMHRRAEFGIAAHWKYKANGQSGRALSKPDQSDKEREKQLESQDASTEEPQDLTEADNLRWIQQLADWTSETPDSDEFLGSLKNDLGASEVYVFTPKGRIISVPQGGTPVDFAYSVHTEVGHRTMGARVNGRLVPLDTPLETGDTVEILTSKSDTQGPSRDWLNFVKSPRARNKIRQWFSKERRSEMIDEGRTELTRSMRKRNLPAQTLMSPEALIGVAQELNMPNVDSLFAALGNGQISAQNVISHLVKDVGENEVEEDIDHALLTSRKPRNRRHTDAGIAVKGVSDIWVKLAKCCTPVPGDAIVGFITRGSGVSVHRQDCTNALHLKNSHPERIVPVSWTGNTGTFLVKIQIEALDRGHLLTDISKVLSDMGVNIISANISSSENRVALFQFTFEMASPSHLTKVLSELRKVEGVFDVYRITDNKGSMDPRFVSA; encoded by the coding sequence ATGAGCAATGCACATCAGCAATTGAGTGATGAAGATTCCCTGGCGCGCCAGTTGGGCGCCGAAATCAGCACGGATCCAACCGATCCGCTTTTGCCTATCTGGCAGTCTGTCCGCTATCATTACCCGCGGGCTGATTTATCTATCATCCGCAAAGCCTATGACCGGGCTGTTGCCCAGCATACGCACCAACAGAGGCGGTCTGGCGAGCCTTATATTATCCACCCTATTGCTGTAGCCCAAATTCTTGCTGACTTGGGTATGAGTCCCAAAGTAGTTGCAGCAGGCCTTCTCCATGATACGGTCGAAGATACGGATTACAGCCTTGATCAATGCCGCCAGGAATTTGGCGATACGGTTGCCGGCCTCGTTGATGGGGTTACCAAACTAACCAAGATGGATGTAGGTGATTCTGCCCAGGCAGAAACCATTAGAAAAATGGTTGTTGCCATGAGCAAGGACGTCAGGGTCCTGGTTGTTAAGCTGGCAGATCGGGTTCATAATGCTCGTACCTGGCGTTATGTCAAGGTGACCAATGCTCAAAAGAAAGCTCGGGAAACGCTGGATGTCTACGCCCCTCTGGCAAATCGCCTGGGCATGAATGCCATTAAAACCGAATTGGAAGAGCTTTCCTTTAAAGCTCTGCATCCTAAGATTTACCATGAAATTGTTCTCCTGGTCCAAAAAAGAGCTGGCCGCAGAGATGTCTATCTGGATCAAATTATTAATGATATCAATCATGATTTGTCCGTTCAGGGAGTCAAGGCTTATGTGACCGGACGACCCAAGGATTATTTCAGTATCTATCAGAAGATGGTTGTTCGTGGCCATGATTTTGAGAGCATTTATGATCTGGTTGGAGTCCGCATTATTGTTGACTCTATTCGTGACTGTTATGCTGCTCTCGGCGCTGTTCATGCCCGCTGGAAGCCCTTGCCTGGACGGTTCAAAGACTATATCGCCATGCCTAAGCTGAATATGTATCAGTCCTTGCATACTACTGTGGTAGGGCCGGGCGGCAAGCCAGTGGAAATCCAGATTAGAACCTGGGATATGCATCGACGAGCTGAATTTGGGATTGCTGCTCACTGGAAATACAAGGCCAACGGTCAGTCAGGAAGGGCCTTATCGAAACCAGACCAGTCAGATAAAGAGCGGGAGAAGCAGCTGGAATCACAGGATGCGTCCACTGAAGAACCGCAGGATTTGACTGAAGCTGATAATCTTCGCTGGATTCAGCAGCTGGCTGATTGGACTAGTGAAACCCCTGACTCAGATGAATTCCTGGGTTCCTTAAAGAACGATCTGGGCGCCTCAGAAGTCTATGTTTTTACCCCCAAGGGCCGTATTATTTCTGTTCCTCAAGGCGGTACTCCGGTTGATTTTGCTTATTCTGTCCATACTGAAGTAGGCCACAGAACTATGGGTGCCAGGGTCAATGGCCGTTTGGTTCCCCTGGATACCCCTCTAGAAACCGGCGATACTGTTGAAATACTCACATCCAAATCAGATACTCAGGGTCCGTCGCGGGACTGGCTGAATTTTGTTAAAAGTCCCCGTGCCCGCAATAAGATTCGGCAGTGGTTCTCCAAAGAGCGACGAAGTGAAATGATTGACGAGGGCCGTACTGAGCTTACTCGGTCCATGCGCAAACGCAACCTGCCTGCTCAGACCCTGATGAGTCCCGAAGCCCTGATAGGGGTAGCTCAGGAACTCAATATGCCCAATGTCGATTCACTCTTTGCAGCTTTGGGTAACGGGCAGATTTCTGCTCAGAATGTGATTTCCCATCTGGTCAAGGACGTAGGAGAAAACGAGGTTGAGGAAGACATTGATCATGCTCTTTTGACATCCCGCAAGCCTCGGAATCGGCGTCACACAGATGCAGGGATCGCGGTCAAAGGAGTCAGCGATATTTGGGTCAAGCTGGCTAAATGTTGTACGCCTGTTCCAGGTGATGCCATTGTGGGTTTTATTACCCGTGGATCTGGTGTGTCCGTCCACCGACAGGACTGCACTAATGCTCTTCATCTCAAGAATTCTCATCCGGAGCGAATCGTTCCTGTTTCTTGGACCGGGAATACGGGTACTTTTCTGGTGAAAATTCAGATTGAAGCTCTGGACAGGGGCCACCTCCTGACGGACATTTCCAAAGTACTCTCAGACATGGGGGTCAACATAATATCTGCCAATATATCGTCGAGCGAGAATCGGGTTGCCTTGTTTCAATTCACTTTTGAAATGGCTTCTCCCAGTCATTTGACCAAAGTCCTGTCTGAGCTCAGAAAAGTGGAAGGTGTCTTTGACGTTTACAGGATCACTGATAACAAGGGATCCATGGATCCCCGCTTTGTGTCAGCTTAG
- the dut gene encoding dUTP diphosphatase, with protein MAYDDTYNEPENAEVLITYLDPRVEELGVRYAHAGDAGCDLRCRQDFNLQPFERALIPTGIAIALPHGYVGLVHPRSGLAVKRGVTILNAPGTIDAGYRGEIKVPLINLDPKQAVHFHAGDRIAQLVIQRFVVARFVPADKLPGSDRSDSGFGSTGISD; from the coding sequence ATGGCATATGACGATACATATAATGAGCCGGAGAATGCAGAGGTCCTAATTACCTACCTGGATCCTCGGGTTGAAGAGTTGGGGGTTCGTTACGCGCATGCAGGTGATGCTGGGTGTGATTTGCGGTGCAGGCAGGATTTTAATCTTCAGCCCTTTGAACGGGCATTGATTCCTACCGGCATTGCTATTGCTCTTCCTCACGGATATGTGGGATTGGTTCATCCCCGGTCCGGTCTGGCTGTCAAGAGAGGGGTCACAATTTTAAATGCTCCTGGTACCATTGACGCCGGTTACAGGGGAGAAATTAAAGTACCGCTGATCAATCTGGATCCCAAGCAGGCGGTTCATTTTCATGCTGGAGATCGTATTGCTCAACTGGTAATCCAGCGTTTTGTGGTAGCTCGTTTTGTACCGGCTGACAAACTTCCAGGATCTGACAGGTCTGACTCAGGTTTTGGCTCGACAGGGATCTCAGACTGA
- a CDS encoding DUF4193 domain-containing protein produces the protein MAQDYDAPRSKDEDEESLEALSNSTRQEQAADLDDDENAIAEDYELPGADLSNEDASVTVIPQQGDEFVCSECFLVYNRRLLDHYENGKPICKDCAA, from the coding sequence ATGGCACAAGACTACGATGCACCTCGCTCCAAAGATGAAGACGAAGAGTCGCTGGAGGCTTTGTCTAACAGTACTCGTCAGGAGCAGGCAGCTGACTTGGATGATGATGAGAATGCCATTGCTGAAGATTATGAGCTTCCCGGGGCTGATCTGAGCAATGAGGATGCGTCCGTCACGGTTATTCCCCAGCAGGGCGATGAGTTTGTATGCTCGGAGTGTTTCCTGGTTTACAATCGTCGATTGCTCGATCATTATGAAAACGGAAAACCCATCTGTAAGGACTGCGCCGCCTGA
- the sepH gene encoding septation protein SepH produces MTDEEHREAVFVTVNTVGNLIFEAEDSHERFAVEVTDELEQGILSARQILSDQKGPAQPHQFRALPIREIQLLTREGKTPEEIHQEYNVDLPLIRRFAQQVEQEKSFTISQFLKSAVSNKQDSHYAFQHTTVSDVISASISNYGIDDDDVTWNATRVNRDPWRISATFHSKGRTATATWSYNARTSDIICLNKTAQKLFGVYSSGTEPVDHEIFGPSSSEASSDFSITTRGPLTPGWMKVEDESSDMESSDMSDSQAVDQVTQDGSVSQKRSAQDSTQRNGKATLADSHKSHKEESPEQTQNGGSDADTDAHTDKNGRVSTFSRLLPLGKSKVPLNKSKGTSKQSQGKKQEETTSKPAPEQEGKSLQSEEKKGKKSRRRSSIPQWDEILFGD; encoded by the coding sequence ATGACTGATGAGGAACATCGCGAGGCAGTTTTCGTCACCGTCAATACTGTGGGCAACCTTATTTTTGAGGCTGAAGACAGCCATGAACGCTTTGCGGTAGAGGTAACGGATGAGCTCGAGCAGGGAATTTTATCTGCCAGGCAAATTCTGTCTGACCAGAAAGGGCCAGCTCAACCTCATCAGTTCAGGGCCCTGCCTATTCGTGAAATTCAGCTGCTGACTCGTGAAGGGAAGACACCCGAAGAAATCCATCAGGAATACAATGTTGATTTACCCCTCATTCGTCGTTTTGCTCAACAGGTAGAACAGGAAAAAAGTTTTACCATTTCTCAGTTCCTGAAGAGTGCCGTCAGCAATAAGCAGGATTCTCACTATGCTTTCCAGCACACCACTGTGTCCGATGTTATTTCCGCTTCTATCAGCAATTATGGTATTGATGATGACGATGTGACCTGGAATGCTACCAGGGTAAACCGTGACCCCTGGAGAATCAGTGCCACTTTTCATTCCAAAGGCCGGACGGCAACCGCCACCTGGTCGTATAACGCCCGTACCAGCGATATTATCTGCCTGAATAAGACTGCACAAAAACTTTTTGGGGTGTATAGTTCAGGCACAGAACCGGTTGATCATGAGATCTTTGGCCCTTCTAGTTCTGAAGCTTCTTCTGATTTTTCCATCACCACCCGCGGTCCTTTGACCCCCGGTTGGATGAAGGTAGAAGATGAATCATCAGATATGGAATCATCAGATATGTCTGACTCCCAGGCTGTAGACCAAGTGACGCAGGATGGTTCAGTTTCTCAGAAGCGTTCTGCTCAGGACAGTACTCAGAGGAACGGTAAAGCAACCTTAGCAGACTCCCATAAATCTCATAAGGAAGAATCACCAGAGCAAACCCAGAATGGTGGCTCAGATGCTGACACAGATGCTCATACAGATAAAAATGGTCGTGTCTCTACCTTCAGTCGTCTTCTTCCTCTTGGTAAATCAAAGGTTCCTCTGAACAAGTCAAAGGGCACAAGCAAACAAAGCCAGGGCAAGAAACAGGAAGAGACAACCTCCAAGCCTGCACCAGAGCAGGAAGGAAAAAGCCTTCAATCTGAGGAGAAAAAGGGCAAAAAATCACGCCGACGCTCCTCTATTCCCCAATGGGATGAAATTCTCTTTGGAGACTGA
- a CDS encoding alkaline phosphatase family protein, with product MCAESNGSPGALKGSPHLYSKPDHLSAVMPAISAAIGCPIPTSIHPYPNKDRQELGIPPASSLVLVLVDGLGFHNLSERRGHTPYMRSLISEPRSARPITTCFPSTTAVAMATVGTGTCPGLTAITAYTQVNPLTGGLSQMISFRNALQPLEIQQEPTIFELLASKGVRVDSCGIAKFKNSALTQAALRGSKYHARVTMEERIEQTALLARKPGLTYLYIPDVDKAGHEYGLDSDQWVSEFEKTDTYIALLRRSLPSGTVLLVTADHGMINSNPRHRIDIAENPDLCQDVSLVGGEPRNVMLYVHGEDAVQKQEKVEKVADRYRSHLGESFRIYKKDQAINLGFYGLVGTRAYSVLGDLIVVGQDDFTLVDTRSQKEEATRLPSIHGGSSAREMEIPLLIDQA from the coding sequence ATGTGTGCAGAAAGTAACGGATCCCCTGGAGCCTTGAAAGGATCTCCCCATTTATACAGCAAGCCTGACCATCTGAGTGCTGTTATGCCTGCTATCAGTGCAGCTATTGGCTGCCCTATTCCTACATCCATCCACCCTTACCCTAACAAAGATAGGCAGGAATTGGGGATTCCTCCTGCGTCATCGCTGGTTCTGGTCCTTGTTGACGGTTTAGGATTTCACAATCTTTCTGAACGCCGTGGGCATACTCCCTATATGAGATCCCTGATCTCCGAGCCGCGATCCGCCAGGCCTATAACTACCTGCTTCCCCAGCACGACTGCCGTAGCCATGGCAACTGTGGGGACCGGAACGTGTCCGGGTTTGACCGCTATAACAGCGTATACGCAGGTCAATCCTCTGACTGGTGGTCTTTCACAGATGATCAGTTTCAGAAATGCCCTCCAGCCCTTGGAAATTCAGCAGGAGCCCACAATTTTTGAGCTCCTTGCTTCCAAAGGAGTGCGGGTAGACAGCTGTGGGATTGCTAAATTTAAAAATTCTGCCCTAACTCAGGCTGCCTTGAGAGGGAGTAAGTACCACGCCCGGGTAACAATGGAAGAAAGGATTGAGCAAACGGCACTTTTGGCCAGGAAACCGGGATTGACGTATCTTTATATTCCTGATGTCGATAAAGCAGGTCATGAGTACGGGCTGGATTCGGACCAGTGGGTCAGTGAATTTGAAAAAACAGACACCTATATTGCCCTTTTGCGTCGCAGCCTTCCATCTGGCACGGTTCTGCTGGTAACTGCAGACCATGGTATGATTAATTCCAACCCCCGGCACAGGATTGATATTGCGGAGAACCCAGATCTGTGCCAGGACGTATCCCTGGTAGGGGGAGAGCCTAGAAATGTTATGCTTTATGTCCACGGTGAGGATGCTGTGCAGAAGCAGGAAAAGGTCGAAAAAGTTGCTGACCGTTATAGGTCTCACTTGGGAGAATCTTTCCGGATTTATAAGAAAGATCAGGCCATTAACTTAGGCTTTTATGGCTTGGTTGGTACCAGGGCATACTCAGTGCTGGGTGATCTTATTGTGGTAGGTCAGGATGATTTCACCCTGGTCGATACCCGCAGTCAGAAAGAAGAGGCTACCCGGTTGCCGTCAATTCATGGAGGGAGCTCAGCCAGGGAGATGGAGATTCCTCTGCTGATTGATCAAGCTTAG